A portion of the Sabethes cyaneus chromosome 3, idSabCyanKW18_F2, whole genome shotgun sequence genome contains these proteins:
- the LOC128743728 gene encoding uncharacterized protein LOC128743728: MDFNALPRELLEHILSNLKFSDLLSKSLVCKLWKQATAFFIGQRGRLNLNREMLDYLHVLENSNRQYQAISFKGKYKKKAMRKLLLICADKFTPRKIELPEILHDNLNRFYVYVQERRWFDFVEDLSVTMDDNKSSYLHLKNSHHRLIMPNLKHLRWTEFLHDAVRCKKAVTIVAPELETVTLFDSFIGASELTIMACDNIKRIVYSLHSQRFHDVFCGRLSQLEILCLYGDNGSFEFSFIERMPKLRWFEVCMRSKPEYLLPNLSVLYKCKTLESLMISFSNIYDLPHGTLDLTVLCHNLVNLKQIELNKVIIRNSGPVRAERLVFLRISDAKFADENDSLMLIAPKLETLSLPMNVLAKTRIDNKSSVTKLYIDMQKTRCLKDAFDLHLQPFIRSNETVRELMLWDGGYKDKIYDEQEPETTLIHVERMEIRRLHIGLNFFRSIARCQSLKHLSLVLCTIYCKDDDPNIQLAALDSMNVQLVRVQRSFRYRFPLIAGSEEQLRGQSGIFSTHDYEFGIPPSLRIQWGKQFVSFRAFDR, translated from the exons ATGGATTTCAACGCTCTACCAAGAGAACTGCTGGAGCACATTCTGTCCAACTTGAAGTTTTCTGATCTGCTAAGCAAAAGTCTTGTTTGCAAGCTGTGGAAGCAAGCTACCGCGTTTTTTATCGGCCAGCGAGGACGACTTAACCTCAACCGAGAGATGTTGGATTATCTTCATGTGCTGGAGAACAGCAATCGTCAATATCAGGCCATATCTTTCAAGGGAAAGTACAAAAAGAAAGCTATGCGGAAACTGTTGCTTATCTGTGCCGACAAGTTTACTCCCAGAAAGATTGAACTGCCCGAAATTTTGCATGACAATCTGAACCGGTTTTACGTGTACGTTCAGGAACGGAGGTGGTTCGACTTCGTGGAGGATCTGTCGGTTACGATGGACGATAATAAATCGAGTTACCTGCATTTAAAAAATTCTCACCACCGGTTAATAATGCCAAATTTAAAGCATCTGAGGTGGACCGAATTTTTGCATGATGCTGTCCGATGCAAAAAAGCAGTAACTATTGTAGCGCCTGAATTAGAAACTGTTACTCTATTCGATTCCTTTATCGGTGCATCAGAGCTAACAATTATGGCTTGTGATAACATTAAACGGATCGTATATAGTCTTCACTCGCAGCGCTTTCACGATGTTTTCTGCGGACGTTTGTCCCAGTTGGAAATACTATGCCTATATGGCGACAATGGAAGCTTCGAATTTTCTTTTATTGAACGAATGCCAAAATTGCGCTGGTTTGAAGTGTGCATGAGATCGAAACCGGAATATCTGTTGCCAAATTTGTCAGTTTTGTATAAATGCAAAACTTTAGAAAGTCTAATGATCTCGTTCAGTAATATTTATGATCTCCCCCACGGTACATTAGACTTGACTGTTTTATGCCATAATCTCGTTAATCTGAAACAGATCGAGCTCAACAAAGTAATAATACGAAACTCTGGCCCAGTTCGAGCAGAGCGATTAGTATTTCTCAGAATATCAGATGCAAAATTCGCAGATGAAAACGATTCTCTGATGCTGATCGCACCAAAGTTGGAAACACTATCTTTGCCAATGAATGTTTTGGCAAAAACACGCATTGATAATAAAAGCAGTGTGACAAAACTGTACATTGATATGCAGAAAACACGCTGCTTGAAGGACGCGTTCGACTTACATTTGCAGCCATTTATTCGGTCGAATGAAACTGTTAGAGAGCTGATGCTGTGGGATGGAGGCTACAAAGATAAAATATATGACGAACAGGAGCCAGAAACGACTCTGATACATGTCGAACGAATGGAAATCCGCCGATTGCATATCGGTCTTAACTTCTTCCGTAGCATAGCCAGATGCCAATCCTTGAAG CATCTTTCGTTGGTACTATGCACTATCTATTGCAAAGATGACGATCCAAATATTCAGCTGGCTGCTTTAGACTCGATGAACGTACAGCTGGTTAGAGTGCAAAGATCATTTCGGTACCGATTTCCGCTTATTGCGGGCAGCGAGGAACAATTACGTGGACAATCGGGTATATTTAGTACGCATGATTATGAGTTCGGAATTCCTCCCTCGTTAAGAATACAGTGGGGCAAACAGTTCGTCTCATTTAGAGCCTTTGATCGTTAG
- the LOC128743654 gene encoding transcription termination factor 4, mitochondrial, whose product MFRCIFRIKNVRNFCTQPSAQLIDSLATTIQGLDRPTLSQLFTSSPELARYKANLWQQTYHLMAQEGFETAHFLSIVAGYPDLLARPAAQLTASMDCWRSCQFGDRQMQVLLAAHPQLLDLTDHNQLAQRMAFLHTHFETRKNVWRLFMNSPNVVVDSVDSIQKKIDYVLQRMRIEVLETVKSCAFSAELDHIRCRHVFLERLGLFKPRKSDAEPGELSNNPKLHQITDTTDKRFAVKVAFVTLEEFEVFQELFRKELNKDDDDGDAEFDDVEDNDDYSIRKLSYKKKSRRKQ is encoded by the exons atgtttcgctgcatcttcagAATCAaaaatgttagaaatttctGCACTCAACCATCAGCTCAATTG ATTGATTCCCTCGCGACCACAATCCAGGGCCTTGATCGGCCCACTTTGAGTCAGCTTTTCACGTCTTCACCGGAGCTTGCACGCTATAAGGCTAATCTGTGGCAGCAGACATACCATCTGATGGCTCAGGAAGGTTTCGAAACAGCCCATTTCCTGTCGATAGTTGCCGGCTACCCGGATTTACTGGCTCGTCCTGCGGCTCAACTTACCGCCAGCATGGACTGCTGGCGCTCGTGCCAATTCGGTGACCGGCAAATGCAAGTCCTGCTGGCGGCACACCCTCAGCTGCTTGACTTAACCGACCACAACCAGCTTGCCCAGCGGATGGCTTTTCTTCACACTCATTTCGAAACTCGGAAAAACGTTTGGAGACTTTTTATGAATAGCCCGAACGTGGTGGTCGACAGCGTTGATTCGATTCAGAAGAAAATAGACTACGTCTTGCAACGGATGCGCATAGAAGTGTTGGAAACGGTCAAATCATGTGCCTTCTCCGCAGAGCTAGATCATATCCGTTGCCGGCACGTATTTCTCGAACGTCTGGGATTGTTTAAACCTAGAAAATCAGACGCTGAGCCGGGTGAACTTAGCAATAATCCCAAATTGCATCAAATAACAGACACCACGGATAAACGTTTTGCCGTGAAGGTGGCCTTTGTGACACTGGAAGAGTTCGAAGTGTTTCAAGAACTGTTTCGAAAGGAGTTAAACAAGGATGACGATGACGGGGACGCCGAATTTGATGATGTGGAGGATAACGACGATTACAGCATACGAAAACTTAGCTACAAGAAGAAATCTAGAAGAAAACAATAA
- the LOC128743085 gene encoding bis(5'-nucleosyl)-tetraphosphatase [asymmetrical], whose amino-acid sequence MAKRAAGFLIFRRVCERIEYLMLQASYGQHHWSPPKGHVDPGEDDFKTAIRETTEESGYEESDLRIFRNQTRTLEYKVKGHDKSVIYWLAELLNPSKEVKLSDEHQDLKWLERDDAIQIAGYEDFATMVRHFDDKIKQDYDQL is encoded by the exons ATGGCGAAGCGGGCCGCAGGGTTTCTCATATTTCGACGGGTTTGCGAGCGCATAGAGTATCTGATGTTGCAAGCCTCCTACGGGCAGCACCATTGGTCACCGCCCAAAGGGCACGTCGATCCGGGCGAAGATGATTTTAAAACGGCCATCCGGGAGACGACCGAGGAGTCGGG TTACGAGGAATCCGACTTGCGAATTTTCAGGAACCAAACCCGTACGCTCGAGTACAAGGTTAAGGGGCATGACAAGTCTGTCATCTACTGGCTAGCGGAGCTGTTGAATCCGTCCAAGGAGGTAAAACTTTCCGACGAGCACCAGGATCTCAAGTGGTTGGAGCGTGATGACGCGATACAAATCGCAGGCTACGAAGATTTCGCAACGATGGTTCGACACTTCGACGACAAGATCAAACAGGATTATGACCAGTTGTGA
- the LOC128743328 gene encoding uncharacterized protein LOC128743328: MTAPQLPPEIWDRIFDYLPFQQQLEKAVVCRAWNARIVWKASLVLSCPSHYVQNHIDAIRHSLRNYRSFMVHMLKSDEDYTRIQLAIQECKEKFAIQKLFLYYTSSKAVQRLVDEHFEWISTVQCLHLQLCDDESFPAETLSKLVKLRELRLLNITDTNANWTMLWNQLSLIRSVTLDAAWHYNDAALRNLVDAVSECSNLTELTLRSNGSNDTTAELSSITKKLTNLKKLSLVRLTIRINDVVLQLPELTYLNLGISWFVFDKPCLTINAPKLQFLRVSKNNIPFVKFAEGTNITQMELYGHSMSWAHSSFSTVKRLQLTIQEPANQEVIEDEIKLFPIVDSLVIKLLSKECTMLAPAGNRLLHLKKLHLNNFVLHMIFFEEIAQMKLLQSLTIEECNFFLERDVAQVDLSHLCCFRVKRVSLPMFVERFPIIAEGQPPVVLVDRLRTHLWRNDHFNVFSSKW; the protein is encoded by the exons ATGACTGCTCCACAGCTTCCACCAGAGATATGGGACAGGATATTCGACTATCTACCGTTTCAGCAACAACTGGAAAAGGCTGTAGTGTGTCGTGCGTGGAACGCTCGAATCGTTTGGAAAGCAAGCTTGGTATTATCGTGTCCAAGTCACTACGTACAAAACCATATCGATGCTATAAGACACTCGCTTAGAAACTACCGAAGTTTTATGGTGCATATGCTGAAATCGGATGAAGATTATACACGTATTCAGCTAGCAATTCAGGAATGCAAAGAAAAATTTGCTATTCAAAAATTATTCCTTTACTACACTTCAAGCAAGGCCGTGCAACGCTTGGTTGACGAACATTTTGAATGGATAAGCACAGTGCAATGTCTACACCTTCAGCTATGTGACGATGAATCTTTTCCTGCTGAGACTCTGAGCAAATTAGTGAAGTTGCGAGAATTGAGGTTGCTCAATATTACCGATACCAATGCCAACTGGACTATGCTATGGAATCAACTAAGCTTGATTCGAAGCGTAACATTGGATGCAGCGTGGCACTATAACGACGCAGCCCTGAGAAATTTGGTGGATGCAGTTTCCGAGTGTAGCAATCTAACTGAACTGACGTTGCGATCCAATGGATCCAATGATACGACCGCAGAACTATCCTCAATCACCAAAAAACTAACAAATCTTAAAAAACTATCATTAGTCCGGTTAACTATTCGCATTAACGATGTAGTTTTGCAGCTACCTGAACTAACGTACTTAAATCTCGGCATTAGTTGGTTTGTGTTCGACAAACCTTGTCTTACTATCAATGCACCAAAGCTGCAATTCTTACGGGTATCGAAAAATAATATACCCTTTGTTAAATTTGCAGAAGGCACAAATATAACACAAATGGAGCTGTATGGTCACAGTATGTCTTGGGCACATTCAAGCTTTTCCACTGTGAAAAGGCTTCAATTGACGATTCAAGAACCGGCCAATCAGGAGGTGATCGAGGATGAAATCAAACTCTTTCCCATTGTAGACAGTCtagtaataaaacttttatcGAAAGAATGCACGATGCTTGCTCCAGCTGGCAACCGATTGTTGCATTTGAAGAAGCTGCATTTAAACAACTTTGTGTTGCATATGATTTTTTTCGAGGAGATTGCACAAATGAAATTATTACAG AGTTTAACGATCGAAGAATGCAACTTCTTTCTTGAACGCGATGTTGCCCAGGTTGATCTGTCACATTTGTGCTGTTTCCGGGTGAAGCGTGTTTCATTGCCGATGTTCGTTGAACGGTTTCCTATCATCGCAGAAGGTCAACCGCCTGTCGTGCTGGTTGATCGGTTACGAACGCATCTCTGGCGAAACGACCATTTCAATGTGTTTAGCTCCAAGTGGTAA